The following coding sequences are from one Desulfosporosinus orientis DSM 765 window:
- a CDS encoding ABC transporter ATP-binding protein has protein sequence MLEAQEITWKQDHKTILQSINFHLLPGECVGLIGPNGSGKSSLLKILAFLETPTSGLLFFQGQSVPKNVPLAIRRKIAIVFQESLLLNTRVFDNVAVGLKIRGVSKETIKQRVDYWLEQFGVIHLSKQLARSLSGGEAQRVSLARAFAIEPDVLFLDEPFSALDAPTKEALRVDLAKVFKTTQTTTVLVSHDFKDIAHLANRAMILLNGQVAAEGAPTELLQNPQQGDVTRFLAHFTS, from the coding sequence GTGCTAGAAGCTCAGGAGATTACCTGGAAACAGGATCATAAAACTATTTTACAGAGTATTAATTTTCATTTATTGCCGGGCGAATGTGTTGGTCTCATCGGTCCTAATGGATCCGGAAAAAGCAGTTTATTAAAAATCCTTGCTTTTTTGGAGACTCCGACCTCTGGACTGCTCTTTTTCCAAGGCCAATCTGTACCAAAAAACGTTCCCCTTGCCATTCGACGGAAAATCGCCATTGTTTTTCAGGAGTCCCTCTTATTGAATACCCGTGTTTTTGACAATGTTGCCGTTGGCTTAAAAATTCGAGGTGTCTCTAAGGAAACCATTAAGCAACGGGTAGACTATTGGCTGGAGCAATTTGGAGTAATCCATCTTTCGAAGCAGTTGGCCCGATCACTGTCAGGAGGAGAAGCCCAGCGTGTTAGCTTAGCACGAGCCTTTGCCATAGAGCCGGACGTTTTGTTTCTGGATGAACCATTTTCTGCTCTTGATGCTCCCACTAAAGAGGCACTCCGTGTCGATCTCGCAAAAGTTTTTAAAACCACTCAAACAACCACCGTCTTAGTGAGCCATGATTTCAAAGATATAGCGCATTTAGCAAACCGGGCTATGATTCTGCTCAATGGGCAAGTCGCAGCGGAAGGCGCTCCAACAGAACTGCTACAGAATCCCCAACAAGGAGATGTGACCCGTTTTCTCGCTCACTTTACCTCCTGA
- a CDS encoding (Fe-S)-binding protein produces MEATRELFWNTNGKSIMYFFALLSIVIFILGCRKKIGNWLQGRPIGYDDLGPRFIMFFKDLMNHDAKIFKGSFRRFMHLGVFYGFVILTIGTLVIAIQEHFGFPLFYGKLYLILSLLMDLFGLWTMIGIGMATYKRYIDKPDHEDYTFDDAFLLILIFSILLTGYVLEGLRIYTTHDPWAWWSPIGLLFSSATQISRLSELSALNVYTYLWYFHMLLAFGFIAYIPYSKLFHMIASSLNILLKPSSPIGGLSPVNRLSTEVNNIGAARLEDFTKKQLLELDACISCRRCLKGCPATICGAPLSPNVVIRDLKRHSIEKRSFWGRKGKVFDQAIIDKVISKETLMSCTTCGLCEDKCPIQIEHIKRIVDMRRSLLPEGPSYPLEIQTLFKNISEIGNPWGLNLDSKYYLDRELQIPLIREKKQTDILYWVGCLGSYEDRNTNVSQVMFRLLEKAGVNYAILGKAEKCCGDSVRRLGNEKLFQQLALENITFLNQHKFKTIVTHCPHCYNTLKNDYPQFGGHYRVMHHSEFILELIKSGKLEPQLNNNLRVNYHDPCYLGRYNNIYQAPRDVLASIPGLQLIEMKNNYSRAFCCGAGGGRIWMEDSHEHAIGNLLVTYALKNKPDVLASACSLCLKTLTEAISSSDAEIESLDIAEIVYKAL; encoded by the coding sequence ATGGAAGCGACCAGAGAGCTGTTTTGGAATACCAATGGAAAGAGCATCATGTATTTTTTCGCCTTACTTTCCATCGTTATTTTTATACTAGGCTGTCGAAAGAAGATTGGGAATTGGCTGCAAGGGCGCCCCATTGGTTATGATGACCTGGGTCCACGATTTATTATGTTTTTTAAGGATTTAATGAACCATGATGCCAAGATTTTCAAAGGAAGTTTTCGCCGTTTTATGCATTTAGGGGTTTTTTATGGGTTTGTCATTTTAACCATCGGAACATTAGTGATTGCCATTCAGGAGCATTTCGGATTTCCCCTATTTTACGGTAAACTTTATTTAATCCTTAGCTTATTGATGGATTTATTTGGTCTCTGGACTATGATTGGAATTGGGATGGCTACTTACAAACGCTATATTGATAAGCCGGACCATGAAGATTACACCTTCGATGATGCTTTTTTATTGATTCTTATTTTTTCAATACTTTTGACAGGCTATGTTTTAGAGGGCCTAAGAATTTACACCACCCATGATCCCTGGGCTTGGTGGTCACCTATAGGTTTGTTGTTTTCCTCAGCCACTCAAATATCCCGCTTGTCTGAGCTTTCGGCCCTCAATGTTTATACCTACTTATGGTATTTTCATATGCTGTTGGCCTTTGGGTTTATTGCCTATATTCCTTATTCTAAATTGTTTCACATGATTGCTTCTTCGCTGAACATTTTATTAAAACCTTCTTCTCCAATCGGAGGGCTAAGCCCAGTCAATAGACTATCAACAGAAGTAAATAACATCGGAGCTGCTCGCCTGGAAGATTTTACCAAGAAACAGCTTCTTGAATTAGATGCCTGTATCTCCTGCAGAAGGTGTCTGAAAGGCTGCCCTGCAACTATCTGCGGAGCTCCTTTATCTCCAAATGTTGTCATCCGAGATTTAAAACGGCACTCCATTGAAAAGAGGTCCTTTTGGGGACGCAAAGGCAAGGTCTTTGACCAGGCAATCATTGATAAGGTAATATCAAAAGAGACCTTAATGTCTTGTACTACCTGCGGACTCTGTGAAGACAAATGCCCAATCCAAATAGAGCATATTAAGAGAATCGTCGATATGAGAAGAAGTCTGCTTCCCGAAGGCCCCAGCTATCCTCTAGAGATTCAGACGTTATTTAAAAACATCTCCGAAATTGGGAATCCCTGGGGATTAAACTTAGACAGCAAGTACTATTTGGATAGAGAGCTGCAAATCCCCCTTATTCGTGAGAAAAAACAGACAGATATCCTATATTGGGTAGGTTGTTTAGGTTCTTATGAAGACCGGAATACGAATGTCTCGCAGGTAATGTTTAGACTATTAGAAAAAGCAGGGGTCAACTACGCCATCTTGGGTAAGGCAGAAAAATGTTGCGGCGATTCAGTAAGGCGTCTTGGGAACGAAAAACTCTTTCAACAGTTAGCTCTTGAAAATATTACGTTTTTAAACCAGCATAAATTCAAAACCATAGTGACTCACTGTCCCCATTGTTACAATACTCTTAAAAATGATTATCCTCAGTTCGGGGGACATTACCGGGTGATGCACCATTCTGAGTTTATCCTAGAGCTAATAAAATCTGGCAAGCTAGAACCGCAGCTTAACAATAACCTCAGAGTTAACTATCATGATCCCTGTTACTTAGGGAGATATAACAACATCTATCAGGCTCCCAGAGACGTGTTAGCCTCTATTCCAGGGCTCCAATTAATTGAGATGAAAAATAATTACTCTCGAGCCTTTTGTTGTGGCGCTGGCGGAGGCCGAATCTGGATGGAAGATAGCCATGAGCATGCGATCGGTAACCTACTTGTCACTTACGCTTTAAAAAATAAGCCTGATGTATTGGCCAGCGCCTGTTCTTTATGTTTAAAAACGCTGACAGAAGCTATAAGCAGTTCTGATGCAGAGATTGAAAGCCTGGACATTGCAGAAATTGTGTATAAAGCACTATAG
- the speD gene encoding adenosylmethionine decarboxylase, translating to MANSLGRHVLAEIYGCSFDILNDREKVEALMVNAALEAGAEVREVVFHKFSPQGVSGVVVISESHLAIHTWPEIGYAAVDVFTCGDSVNPWDACNYLTDHFEAGHMTATEMKRGIVEDPKEAVNI from the coding sequence TTGGCAAATTCTCTTGGACGTCATGTGTTGGCTGAAATTTATGGGTGCAGTTTCGACATTTTAAATGATCGAGAGAAGGTCGAAGCACTAATGGTCAACGCAGCATTAGAAGCTGGTGCCGAGGTTCGTGAGGTTGTATTTCACAAGTTTAGTCCTCAAGGGGTGAGCGGTGTAGTAGTCATTTCAGAATCACACCTAGCCATCCATACCTGGCCAGAAATCGGATACGCGGCTGTAGACGTCTTCACGTGCGGGGACAGTGTCAATCCCTGGGATGCTTGTAACTATCTAACAGACCATTTTGAAGCAGGGCATATGACAGCAACGGAAATGAAGCGTGGAATCGTTGAGGATCCAAAGGAAGCGGTAAATATTTAG
- a CDS encoding ABC transporter permease, which translates to MEMIWEGIQAAIHLLLTGDPEVLEITLLTLKISTTGTLISLLIGIPLGTLLALKPFPGRRFILSIVNTGMGLPPVVVGLWVSIFLWRSGPFGFLNIIYTPTAIIIAQAIIASPIIAALTCAALQQTDPKLRLQIRALGATRLQYIWLLLSEIRFALLAAIIAGFGAIVSEIGASMAVGGNIKGQTRVLTTATVLEVSKGNFDIAIALSIILCLLAYGATLCLTLLQQKQQGGS; encoded by the coding sequence ATGGAAATGATCTGGGAAGGAATCCAAGCAGCCATTCACCTCCTGTTGACTGGAGATCCTGAAGTTCTCGAAATCACGTTGCTTACCCTCAAAATTTCTACTACAGGAACGTTGATTAGCCTCCTTATCGGAATCCCCTTGGGTACGCTCCTAGCACTTAAGCCCTTCCCTGGGCGGCGCTTTATTTTAAGCATCGTAAACACTGGGATGGGCTTGCCTCCGGTAGTCGTTGGATTATGGGTTTCAATCTTTCTATGGCGCTCCGGCCCTTTTGGTTTCTTAAACATCATCTATACCCCAACCGCTATTATCATTGCCCAAGCAATTATTGCTTCTCCCATTATCGCCGCGTTGACCTGTGCTGCTCTTCAACAAACGGACCCAAAGCTAAGACTTCAAATTCGGGCGCTGGGAGCTACACGCCTACAATATATTTGGCTGCTTCTCAGCGAAATCCGTTTTGCTCTTTTGGCTGCCATTATTGCCGGGTTCGGCGCTATTGTATCTGAGATCGGTGCATCGATGGCCGTAGGGGGAAATATTAAGGGGCAGACTCGAGTACTTACAACAGCAACTGTCCTAGAGGTCTCTAAAGGCAACTTCGATATTGCAATTGCCTTAAGTATTATTTTATGCCTATTAGCCTATGGGGCCACCTTATGCTTAACTCTACTTCAACAGAAACAGCAAGGAGGCTCTTAA
- a CDS encoding substrate-binding domain-containing protein — MKIRHCLNFGITLLIIAVMLIAVGCGKTAAPTTPAPQTTETPKPANPNLILATTTSTQDSGLLDALIPVFEQKTGYKVKTVAVGTGAALAMGEKGDADVLLVHAPASEKKLVDNQSAINYQLVMHNDFVIVGPSADPAKVKETKTVVDAFKKIADSSSIFVSRGDDSGTDKMEKALWTKANVKPSEDKYQATGQGMGQTLTVTSEKEGYTLTDRATFLATQKNLKLEIVLQGDASLLNIYHVMQVNPEKFPKVNADGAKAFVDFMTSPDTQTLIGTFGKDKYGQALFFPDAGKKMEDLGK, encoded by the coding sequence ATGAAGATTAGACATTGTCTTAATTTTGGTATCACGCTGCTTATAATTGCCGTTATGCTGATCGCTGTCGGCTGTGGAAAAACTGCAGCCCCAACAACTCCAGCGCCACAAACAACCGAAACTCCAAAACCAGCAAATCCCAACTTGATTTTGGCTACCACCACAAGTACCCAAGACAGCGGTCTACTCGATGCCCTTATTCCTGTTTTCGAACAAAAAACGGGCTATAAGGTCAAAACAGTTGCTGTCGGTACAGGAGCTGCTTTAGCCATGGGGGAAAAAGGTGATGCAGACGTATTACTAGTTCATGCACCTGCCTCTGAAAAAAAATTAGTGGATAACCAATCGGCTATCAACTACCAACTTGTAATGCATAACGACTTCGTGATCGTTGGCCCTTCCGCCGATCCCGCCAAAGTAAAAGAAACAAAAACCGTCGTCGATGCTTTTAAAAAGATCGCTGACAGTTCCTCAATTTTTGTCTCTCGCGGAGATGATTCTGGAACAGACAAAATGGAAAAAGCATTATGGACCAAGGCTAACGTCAAACCATCTGAAGATAAATATCAAGCAACGGGTCAAGGTATGGGACAAACACTCACCGTAACCTCTGAGAAAGAGGGATATACCTTAACAGACCGTGCAACGTTCTTAGCGACTCAGAAAAACTTAAAACTTGAGATCGTGCTTCAAGGAGATGCGTCCCTCTTAAATATTTATCACGTAATGCAAGTTAATCCTGAAAAGTTCCCTAAAGTAAATGCCGATGGAGCTAAAGCCTTTGTTGATTTTATGACAAGCCCAGACACCCAAACACTTATCGGAACCTTTGGAAAAGATAAATATGGCCAGGCCCTCTTCTTCCCTGATGCAGGCAAAAAGATGGAAGACCTAGGTAAGTAA
- a CDS encoding helix-turn-helix transcriptional regulator, producing the protein MSETLTAAEAAKILKVSKYTLYELVKRGEIPAHHIGRQLRINPSVLEQYLHGTASGSTSQSTITQNSSTLPMFRFIGSHDPVVELLFEFLKHASIPVESSISFKGSMDGLIALYRREADISGVHLWDESSKDYNIPFVKHVLPGESFCIVNLVQREQGFIVAPGNPLHLQAWEDITLEGLQFINRQKGSGTRLRLDAFLKSAKISPGRILGYENEETTHSGVACLVASGQADVGVGVKSAAQRLGLGFIPLFHERYDLVCLGKTEKSPVWRQLLEVLRSPGFIQAINQQQGYDTSLTGKIILKT; encoded by the coding sequence TTGAGTGAAACCTTAACTGCTGCAGAAGCAGCTAAAATCCTCAAAGTTTCAAAATATACTCTTTATGAGCTTGTTAAACGCGGCGAGATACCCGCCCACCACATTGGCCGTCAACTTCGGATTAATCCCTCCGTTCTTGAGCAATACCTCCATGGAACTGCTAGTGGTTCCACTTCACAATCAACTATTACTCAAAATTCATCCACTTTGCCGATGTTTCGTTTTATCGGAAGCCATGATCCAGTCGTTGAATTGCTTTTTGAGTTTCTCAAACATGCTTCAATACCCGTCGAATCCTCTATTTCCTTTAAAGGAAGCATGGACGGTCTCATTGCGCTCTATCGCCGAGAAGCGGATATTTCGGGAGTACATCTTTGGGATGAATCCTCCAAAGACTATAATATTCCTTTTGTCAAGCATGTTCTTCCGGGAGAATCCTTTTGTATTGTGAATTTAGTTCAACGAGAACAAGGGTTCATCGTTGCACCCGGCAATCCTCTACATCTTCAGGCTTGGGAAGACATTACATTAGAAGGTTTGCAATTTATCAACCGTCAAAAAGGATCAGGAACCCGTCTGCGTCTTGATGCTTTTCTAAAATCCGCAAAAATTTCTCCCGGCCGAATTTTAGGCTATGAAAATGAAGAAACCACCCACTCAGGAGTCGCTTGTCTTGTTGCAAGCGGACAAGCTGATGTCGGCGTCGGAGTAAAGTCAGCCGCACAGAGGCTTGGCCTAGGTTTTATTCCCCTGTTTCATGAGCGCTATGATCTCGTTTGTTTAGGGAAAACTGAAAAATCTCCTGTCTGGCGTCAACTTCTAGAAGTCTTAAGATCTCCGGGATTTATTCAGGCCATCAACCAACAGCAAGGGTATGACACTTCTTTAACCGGTAAAATTATTTTAAAAACATAG
- a CDS encoding iron-containing alcohol dehydrogenase, with product MSVIHQVYGYYMPTVNLMGAGAAQETGKQAKLLGGTKVLLVTDAFLEKIGMAQEIADIIEKEGLKVVIYGGAEPNPTDKNVHDGFDIYTKEGCNLIVSVGGGSSHDCAKGIGLVAGNGGRINDYEGVDKSPLPMAPMIAINTTAGTAAEMTRFCIITDLARHVKMAIVDWHVTPNVSINDPLLMMKQPPSLTAATGMDALTHAVEAYVSTAATPVTDSAALMAFKLIPKYLRRAVANGDDFEAREQMAYAQLLAGMAFNNASLGYVHAMAHQLGGFYNLPHGVCNAILLPHVSRFNLIGNLDRFAEIAVAMGENIEGLSVREAAEKCLTAIATLSADVGIPSGLSELNVKEEDLAIMAQNAKLDACQFTNPRTATLEQVIQIYKNAM from the coding sequence ATGTCAGTTATTCATCAAGTGTATGGTTATTACATGCCCACTGTAAATCTTATGGGAGCAGGAGCTGCTCAAGAAACAGGAAAGCAAGCTAAATTATTGGGTGGAACAAAAGTACTGTTGGTGACCGATGCCTTTCTCGAAAAAATTGGTATGGCTCAGGAGATTGCTGATATTATTGAAAAAGAGGGCCTCAAAGTTGTAATTTATGGTGGCGCTGAACCGAACCCGACGGATAAAAACGTACATGATGGATTTGATATTTATACTAAAGAAGGCTGCAATCTGATTGTCTCTGTTGGAGGAGGATCTTCTCATGACTGTGCCAAAGGAATCGGACTTGTTGCAGGAAATGGCGGCAGAATAAACGACTATGAAGGTGTCGATAAATCTCCATTGCCTATGGCTCCGATGATTGCTATCAACACCACCGCCGGTACTGCCGCTGAAATGACAAGATTTTGTATTATCACGGATTTAGCTAGGCATGTTAAAATGGCTATCGTCGATTGGCATGTAACCCCGAATGTCTCTATTAATGATCCTTTGTTAATGATGAAACAACCACCAAGTTTAACAGCTGCCACTGGAATGGACGCACTTACCCATGCTGTTGAGGCTTATGTTTCCACTGCTGCCACTCCAGTAACTGATTCAGCTGCCTTAATGGCTTTTAAACTAATTCCTAAATATCTTCGTCGTGCCGTGGCAAATGGGGATGATTTCGAAGCACGTGAACAAATGGCTTACGCTCAATTATTAGCGGGTATGGCTTTTAATAACGCCAGTTTAGGTTATGTTCACGCAATGGCTCATCAGTTAGGTGGATTCTATAATTTGCCTCATGGTGTATGTAACGCAATCCTGCTCCCCCACGTTTCACGTTTTAACCTGATTGGCAATCTCGATCGTTTTGCAGAGATTGCTGTAGCAATGGGCGAAAATATTGAAGGACTTTCTGTCAGAGAAGCTGCAGAAAAATGTTTAACCGCAATCGCTACGTTGTCTGCTGATGTTGGGATTCCTTCAGGGTTAAGCGAATTGAATGTCAAAGAAGAAGACTTAGCTATAATGGCCCAAAATGCAAAATTAGATGCTTGTCAATTTACCAATCCTCGTACTGCAACTCTTGAACAAGTAATTCAGATCTATAAGAACGCGATGTAA
- a CDS encoding molybdopterin biosynthesis protein: MERQIYLENRAWQDGLALMMEKLAERSVPKNEFVDVRSALHRITGTIIRSKRSSPHFAASAMDGYAIRAKDTHGISEREPHWLELGIQAIQVDTGDPIPEGMDAVVMIEEVLELSEKGILLQAPVVPWNHVRPVGEDIVEGEVLLPIHHRIRPQDQGALLAAGLLEVEVRIKPRVGIIPTGDEIRPPEATLQVGDIVDSNSTVLASLVEEWGGTATISPIIPDQPQLLEEAILKMAASQDILVIIAGSSQGRDDYTSQMVQKFGTLYLHGVAIKPGKPVVLGEVQGKPAIGIPGYPVSAYLTAHLFLEPWVKHLQGLSKDSQASLNTIISKKVFSSLGSEEFVRVKVGRVGERWVAAPLSRGAGVTMSLVRADGILRVPRLQEGFHEGETVPVELLRPVSELEDTLVCIGSHDLTLDVLSSHMKARGGQGGIASAHVGSLAGILSLRKGEAHFAGIHLLDPETGEYNRSYLQRFLPGRDVALINLVYRTQVLIVPKGNPLNIKTLEDLVKPGVRFINRQGGSGTRVLLDYLLQKKGISKEEILGYEREEFTHLAIAVAVASGAADVGLGIQSAAEALGLDYVLVGEERYDLVVPREYLDEPRMKAMISVIQSKAFQEDVMALGGYDVRETGKFLT; the protein is encoded by the coding sequence GTGGAACGCCAAATATATCTTGAAAACAGAGCTTGGCAAGATGGACTGGCCTTGATGATGGAAAAGCTCGCTGAGCGCAGTGTACCGAAAAATGAGTTTGTTGATGTGCGCTCAGCCCTGCACAGAATCACGGGTACAATTATCCGTTCCAAAAGAAGTTCACCGCATTTCGCCGCCTCGGCGATGGATGGCTATGCAATTCGAGCTAAGGATACTCATGGGATTTCGGAGCGGGAGCCTCATTGGTTAGAACTTGGTATTCAGGCCATTCAAGTTGATACCGGGGACCCTATACCAGAGGGAATGGACGCCGTTGTCATGATTGAAGAAGTCTTGGAACTAAGTGAGAAGGGAATCTTACTTCAGGCTCCGGTCGTACCTTGGAATCATGTCCGACCAGTAGGGGAGGACATTGTGGAAGGGGAAGTGCTTCTTCCCATTCATCATCGTATTCGCCCCCAGGATCAGGGAGCACTGTTGGCAGCTGGATTGTTAGAAGTTGAAGTCCGGATTAAACCGCGGGTGGGTATAATTCCGACGGGGGATGAAATCCGTCCGCCGGAGGCCACCCTTCAGGTAGGAGATATTGTGGATAGTAATTCTACGGTCCTGGCCTCCTTGGTTGAGGAATGGGGCGGAACTGCGACTATTTCGCCGATCATCCCGGATCAACCCCAGTTGCTAGAGGAAGCAATACTCAAGATGGCCGCATCACAGGATATTCTGGTGATCATCGCAGGATCCTCACAAGGGCGGGATGATTATACATCTCAGATGGTTCAGAAGTTCGGGACACTTTATTTGCATGGAGTAGCAATTAAGCCCGGCAAACCAGTGGTTTTGGGAGAGGTTCAAGGAAAGCCTGCCATCGGCATCCCCGGTTACCCAGTATCCGCCTATTTGACGGCCCATTTATTCTTAGAACCATGGGTCAAGCATTTGCAGGGGCTTAGTAAAGACTCACAGGCTTCCCTGAATACCATTATCAGCAAAAAGGTCTTCTCCTCTTTAGGTAGTGAAGAATTTGTGCGAGTTAAAGTAGGAAGAGTCGGAGAACGTTGGGTTGCTGCCCCATTGAGCCGAGGGGCTGGCGTGACAATGAGTCTCGTCCGAGCGGATGGGATACTAAGGGTCCCTCGCTTACAGGAAGGGTTTCATGAGGGTGAAACAGTACCTGTTGAACTTTTAAGGCCTGTTTCGGAGTTGGAAGATACCCTTGTCTGCATTGGATCTCATGATCTGACCTTAGACGTTTTAAGCAGCCATATGAAGGCTCGAGGTGGGCAGGGAGGTATAGCCTCAGCTCATGTAGGGAGTTTAGCTGGAATTTTGTCTCTGCGCAAAGGGGAAGCGCATTTTGCGGGGATTCACTTGCTAGATCCAGAGACGGGGGAGTATAATCGCTCGTATTTGCAGCGGTTTTTACCGGGCAGAGATGTAGCTTTGATAAATTTAGTGTATAGAACCCAAGTTTTAATTGTACCAAAAGGAAACCCGCTGAATATTAAGACTCTGGAGGACTTAGTTAAGCCAGGGGTTCGATTTATTAATCGTCAGGGGGGGTCTGGTACTCGGGTGCTTTTAGATTATCTGCTCCAGAAGAAAGGCATAAGCAAAGAGGAAATTTTGGGGTATGAGCGCGAGGAATTTACCCACTTAGCGATTGCTGTGGCGGTTGCCTCGGGAGCAGCTGATGTAGGGCTGGGTATTCAAAGTGCTGCGGAAGCCCTAGGGCTGGATTATGTGCTCGTTGGAGAGGAACGTTATGATCTGGTTGTTCCGAGGGAATATCTGGACGAACCCCGCATGAAAGCAATGATTTCCGTTATTCAAAGCAAAGCTTTCCAAGAGGATGTGATGGCTCTCGGCGGATACGATGTCCGGGAGACGGGGAAATTTCTGACTTAA
- a CDS encoding molybdopterin molybdotransferase MoeA gives MGNNSELFKVKTLAEAIYSLKPYVQIFYQRAETIALEDSLGRILTQDIPATCAIPHFRKSTMDGMAVRALDTFGASESMPALVQCYGEVRMGEAPKEALKPGTGILIPTGGMLPEGADAVVMVEHLEHFGEELYGVTKAVAPGENLIEIGEDVTVGEVILTQFTRIRAQEMGLLASLGQVNVSVLPRFRVGILSTGDEIISPDKEPLPGQSRDINGYTLLGQALASGAEAHHYGIVKDDLEELRTMLTKMLKENDIVLLSGGSSVGTRDLSAQLIDELGDPGLLFHGLALKPGKPTIGGVVDGKLIFGLPGHPASAMVVFDAIVRPWLDGSVLCPQANPLPKGKMTQNLYSGSGREEFVRIRLIPNGEEWLLEPIRGKSGLIRTMVLADAVVHIPLDTEGIEAGKENPFSLLR, from the coding sequence ATGGGAAACAATAGTGAATTGTTTAAAGTCAAAACCTTGGCTGAAGCCATCTATTCATTAAAACCCTATGTTCAGATATTTTATCAGCGCGCCGAAACGATAGCTTTAGAGGATTCCCTAGGACGTATTCTTACCCAGGACATCCCAGCAACCTGTGCAATACCTCATTTTCGCAAATCAACCATGGATGGGATGGCCGTCCGGGCATTAGATACATTTGGAGCGAGTGAAAGTATGCCTGCGCTGGTACAATGCTATGGAGAAGTAAGGATGGGTGAAGCTCCGAAGGAAGCCTTGAAGCCGGGGACCGGAATATTAATACCTACAGGGGGAATGCTTCCTGAGGGAGCGGATGCAGTTGTAATGGTTGAACATCTCGAGCACTTTGGAGAAGAACTCTATGGTGTCACTAAGGCCGTCGCGCCTGGGGAAAATCTTATTGAGATTGGGGAAGATGTCACTGTCGGGGAAGTTATTCTTACTCAATTTACACGAATTAGAGCTCAGGAAATGGGGCTTCTTGCTTCCCTCGGGCAAGTTAATGTTTCGGTATTGCCCCGTTTTCGCGTGGGGATTCTTTCGACAGGGGATGAAATTATATCTCCGGATAAAGAACCTCTGCCAGGTCAGTCGAGGGATATTAATGGCTATACACTGCTTGGACAGGCCTTGGCCAGCGGCGCCGAAGCTCATCATTATGGTATTGTGAAAGATGACCTTGAAGAACTTCGTACCATGCTGACCAAAATGCTAAAGGAAAATGATATTGTTTTACTCTCTGGAGGAAGCTCTGTAGGGACACGTGACCTGTCCGCTCAGCTTATTGACGAACTAGGAGATCCTGGACTGCTTTTTCATGGTTTAGCACTGAAACCTGGTAAACCTACCATCGGTGGGGTCGTAGATGGTAAACTTATTTTTGGACTTCCAGGACACCCGGCCTCAGCCATGGTCGTCTTTGACGCCATCGTCCGCCCGTGGTTGGATGGATCGGTGTTATGCCCCCAGGCCAATCCACTACCCAAGGGGAAAATGACTCAGAATTTATATTCCGGAAGCGGTCGTGAGGAGTTTGTGCGTATACGCCTTATACCAAATGGAGAAGAATGGCTGCTTGAACCGATTCGAGGAAAATCCGGCTTAATTCGGACTATGGTACTGGCAGATGCCGTAGTGCACATTCCTTTAGATACAGAGGGAATTGAAGCAGGGAAAGAGAATCCTTTTAGTCTGTTGAGATAA